A region of Neovison vison isolate M4711 chromosome 7, ASM_NN_V1, whole genome shotgun sequence DNA encodes the following proteins:
- the LOC122914438 gene encoding olfactory receptor 8K3-like, with protein sequence MEKHNRTVLNEFILMGITHRPDLQAPLFGLFLIIYLISVVGNLGMIILTKVDSRLQTPMYFFLKHLAFTDLGYSTTVGPKLLVSFIVEENTISHYLCATQGAFYIIFIISELFILSAMSYDRYVAICNPLLYPVIMSQRVCYVLVAVPYLYSTFVSLLITGKIFSSLFCGYNIVNHFYCDSLPLLTLLCSNTHEIELMILIFSVLDLISSLSIVLVSYLLILVAIIRMNSADGRHKAFSTCGSHLTVATVFYGTLIFMYVQPESSHSFDTDKVASVFYTLIIPMLNPLIYSLRNKDVKCALHRIWNKLCNTFS encoded by the coding sequence ATGGAAAAACACAATCGGACAGTGCTGAATGAATTTATTCTCATGGGAATCACACACCGTCCTGATCTGCAGGCTCCATTATTTGGGCTGTTCCTCATCATCTATTTGATCTCAGTGGTGGGCAACCTGGGCATGATCATCCTCACCAAGGTGGACTCCAGGCTCCAaacacccatgtacttcttcctcaaaCACCTGGCTTTTACTGATCTTGGTTATTCAACAACTGTAGGACCTAAACTGTTAGTAAGTTTTATTGTGGAAGAAAACACAATTTCTCATTATTTGTGTGCCACTCAAGGAGCTTTCTACATTATATTCATCATTAGTGAACTGTTCATTCTGTCGGCAATgtcctatgaccgctatgtggccatctgcaaccCTCTACTCTACCCTGTCATCATGTCCCAAAGGGTGTGTTATGTGCTGGTGGCAGTCCCCTACCTCTACAGCACATTTGTGTCTCTTCTAATTACTGGCAAGATTTTTAGTTCATTATTCTGTGGTTATAATATTGTCAATCATTTCTACTGTGACAGTCTCCCCTTGTTAACTTTGCTTTGCTCAAATACACATGAAATTGAATTGATGATTTTGATTTTCTCAGTTTTGGATTTGATTTCATCTCTTTCGATAGTTCTTGTGTCTTACCTGCTGATCCTGGTAGCCATCATTAGGATGAACTCAGCTGATGGTAGGCATAAGGCGTTTTCCACCTGTGGGTCCCACCTGACAGTAGCCACAGTGTTCTATGGGACTTTGATATTTATGTATGTGCAACCCGAGTCCAGTCATTCCTTTGACACTGATAAAGTGGCGTCCGTATTTTACACTCTCATTATCCCTATGCTGAATCCTTTGATCTATAGCTTGAGGAACAAAGATGTAAAGTGTGCTTTACATAGGATATGGAATAAGTTATGCAATACCTTTTCTTAA
- the LOC122914437 gene encoding olfactory receptor 8K3-like, whose product MNKQNLTVLTEFILMGITDRPELQAPFFGLFLIIYTVSVVGNLGMIILTNMDSRLQTPMYFFLRHLAFIDLGYSTAVGPKMLVNFVTNQNTIPYNWCATQLSFFILFIISELFILSAMAYDRYVAICKPLLYTVVMSQRVCWVLVAIPYLYSAFLSLTTTIKIFMSSFCGHNVIRHFYCDSLPLLTLLCSSSRDIELIILIFSAFNLVSSLVIVLVSYILILMAILRMNSAEGRHKAFSTCGSHLTVVVVLYATLFFMYVQPKSSHSFDTDKIASAFYTLIIPMLNPMIYSLRNKEVKGALHRIWKSLHRLPM is encoded by the coding sequence atgaacaaacaaaacctaacagTGCTAACAGAATTCATCCTAATGGGAATCACAGACCGTCCAGAGCTGCAGGCTCCCTTCTTTGGGCTCTTCCTCATCATCTACACGGTCTCAGTGGTGGGCAACCTGGGCATgatcatcctcaccaacatggaTTCCAGGCTCCAAACACCCATGTACTTCTTTCTCAGACACCTGGCTTTCATTGATCTTGGTTATTCAACTGCTGTGGGACCCAAAATGCTGGTAAATTTTGTAACTAACCAAAATACAATCCCCTACAATTGGTGTGCCACACAGCTGTCTTTCTTCATCTTGTTCATCATCAGTGAGCTTTTCATTCTGTCCGcaatggcctatgaccgctatgtggccatctgtaagCCTCTGCTCTACACAGTTGTTATGTCACAAAGGGTCTGCTGGGTGCTGGTAGCCATCCCCTATCTCTACagtgcctttctctctctgacaaccaccataaaaatatttatgtcttctttctgTGGCCATAATGTCATTAGACATTTTTACTGTGATAGTCTTCCCTTGTTAACTTTGCTTTGCTCAAGCTCACGTGATATTGAGTTGATAATACTGATCTTTTCAGCATTCAACTTGGTTTCCTCCCTTGTGATAGTGCTTGTGTCCTACATCCTGATCCTAATGGCCATCCTCAGGATGAATTCTGCAGAGGGCAGGCACAAGGCCTTCTCTACCTGTGGATCCCATCTAACAGTGGTTGTTGTATTATATGCAACACTATTCTTCATGTACGTGCAGCCCAAATCCAGTCATTCCTTCGATACTGATAAAATTGCTTCTGCATTCTACACTTTGATTATACCTATGCTGAATCCCATGATCTATAGCCTGAGAAACAAAGAGGTGAAAGGTGCCCTGCATAGAATATGGAAAAGTCTGCACAGACTGCCTATGTAG
- the LOC122913657 gene encoding olfactory receptor 8K3-like, producing MACTETHNLMTWKEFILMGIIGSPELQAPLLGLSLTFYLVSVVGNLSLIMLTKIASRLQTPMYFLLRHLALTDLGYSTAVGPKMLANFAVDQPTISNTWCATQLTFFSIFITSEIFILSAMAYDRYVAICNPLLYTVVMSHRLSQLLVAIPYLYSILLSLLTIIKIFLSSFGGYHVIRHFYSDSLPLVDLLCSDTHEIRLIILIFSAFNLVSSLLIVLVSHMLILVAMLRMNSAEGRHKAFSTCGSHLTVIVIFYGTLFFMYVQPKPSHSFDTDKIASLFYTLVIPMLNPMIYSLRDKQGKNALCRTCRMFANVLLKIHCKAH from the coding sequence ATGGCCTGTACAGAGACGCACAATCTAATGACATGGAAAGAATTCATTCTAATGGGAATCATAGGATCCCCTGAGCTGCAGGCTCCACTGCTTGGACTCTCCCTCACATTTTACCTCGTCTCAGTGGTGGGTAACCTGAGCTTGATCATGCTCACCAAGATAGCCTCCAGGTTACAAACACCCATGTACTTCCTCCTCCGACACCTGGCTCTCACTGATCTGGGTTATTCAACAGCTGTGGGACCCAAAATGCTAGCAAACTTTGCTGTAGATCAGCCTACCATCTCTAATACCTGGTGTGCTACCCAACTCACCTTCTTTAGTATATTTATTActagtgaaattttcattttgtcaGCAATGGCCTATGACCGTTatgtggccatctgtaacccTCTGCTCTACACAGTCGTCATGTCACATAGATTATCTCAGTTGCTGGTGGCAATCCCCTATCTATACAGCATCCTTCTGTCTTTGCTGACCattataaaaattttcctttcatcATTTGGTGGCTATCATGTCATCAGGCATTTCTACTCTGATAGTCTACCATTGGTAGATTTGCTTTGCTCAGACACACATGAAATTAGACTGATAATTTTGATCTTTTCGGCTTTTAATTTGGTGTCATCTCTTCTGATAGTCCTTGTGTCCCACATGCTGATTCTTGTTGCCATGCTCAGGATGAACTCTGCAGAGGGCAGGCACAAGGCTTTCTCTACCTGTGGATCCCATCTGACAGTGATAGTCATATTTTATGGTACTCTGTTTTTTATGTATGTGCAGCCCAAACCCAGTCATTCATTTGATACTGATAAAATAGCCTCCTTGTTTTATACTTTGGTTATACCCATGCTGAATCCCATGATCTATAGTTTGAGGGACAAACAGGGGAAAAATGCCCTATGTAGGACCTGCAGAATGTTTGCAAATGTTTTACTTAAAATTCACTGTAAGGCACACTAA